A DNA window from Deltaproteobacteria bacterium contains the following coding sequences:
- a CDS encoding endo alpha-1,4 polygalactosaminidase, whose product MTRHRIRHRRIGLLVLAAATLALVRPVSALVSTLSPASYTTTGGSDGGQPVGNLAVRDQSGTQNDFNKYVEFTTPAGVNYQGYRSYLLPSGVAASSIRVLLLTANFMGPAKVDQAWTWSIYNWTTGSWIRLGDNMRVRSWVWRRFVFRVPRPFADYAEPGTGEIRIRLESNSDVDDADLDYEALMVISSAARAATPTRTPTPAPTPTPTVNASGIWRPALNTSWQIQFGGLPVDQTVEAQMYDIDLFDNDASIVAALHAQGRKVVCYLSAGSWENWRPDAGQFPAAVLGSDLEGWPGEKWLDIRQLGVLGPLMEARLDQCKAKGFDGVDPDNVDGYTNNSGFPLSAQDQLAYNRFLANAAHARGLSIGLKNDLAQVNELVADFDWQLNEQCFQYNECNALMPFITAGKPVFNLEYNLATSQFCAQANALNFNSLKKRLALDAYRVPCR is encoded by the coding sequence GTGACTCGACATCGAATACGGCACCGGCGAATCGGGTTGTTAGTGCTGGCGGCGGCAACGCTGGCACTGGTTCGGCCGGTGAGCGCCCTGGTGTCCACGCTGAGCCCTGCCTCCTACACCACAACCGGCGGCAGCGACGGCGGGCAGCCGGTCGGCAACCTGGCCGTGCGCGACCAATCGGGCACACAGAACGATTTCAACAAGTACGTCGAATTCACCACACCGGCCGGCGTGAACTACCAGGGGTACCGCAGTTACCTGCTCCCCAGCGGCGTCGCCGCGTCCTCGATCCGCGTGCTGCTGCTGACGGCCAACTTCATGGGGCCGGCCAAGGTCGATCAGGCTTGGACGTGGTCGATCTACAATTGGACCACCGGTTCGTGGATCCGCTTGGGCGACAACATGCGGGTGCGGAGCTGGGTGTGGCGCCGCTTCGTGTTCCGCGTCCCCCGCCCCTTTGCCGACTACGCCGAACCCGGCACCGGCGAAATCCGCATCCGCCTGGAATCGAACAGCGACGTGGATGACGCGGATCTGGACTACGAAGCCTTGATGGTGATCAGCAGCGCAGCGCGCGCGGCCACCCCGACCCGAACCCCGACCCCAGCCCCGACACCGACGCCGACGGTCAATGCCTCGGGTATCTGGCGGCCGGCGCTCAACACCAGCTGGCAGATCCAGTTCGGCGGTTTGCCGGTCGATCAAACCGTCGAGGCGCAGATGTACGACATCGATCTGTTCGACAACGATGCCAGCATCGTCGCCGCGTTGCACGCGCAGGGGCGCAAGGTGGTCTGCTACCTGAGCGCCGGCAGTTGGGAGAACTGGCGGCCTGATGCCGGCCAGTTTCCGGCCGCGGTCTTGGGCAGCGATCTGGAGGGGTGGCCGGGCGAGAAATGGCTCGACATCCGCCAGCTCGGCGTGCTCGGACCGCTGATGGAAGCGCGCCTGGATCAGTGCAAGGCGAAGGGCTTCGACGGCGTCGACCCCGACAACGTCGATGGCTACACCAATAACAGCGGCTTCCCGCTCAGCGCCCAAGATCAGCTCGCCTACAACCGCTTCCTGGCCAATGCCGCGCACGCCCGCGGCCTCTCGATCGGCCTCAAGAACGATCTCGCCCAGGTGAACGAGCTGGTGGCCGATTTCGACTGGCAACTCAACGAGCAATGCTTCCAGTACAACGAATGTAACGCCCTGATGCCTTTCATCACCGCGGGCAAGCCGGTGTTCAACCTCGAGTACAATCTGGCGACCAGCCAGTTCTGCGCGCAGGCCAACGCGCTGAACTTCAACTCGCTAAAGAAGCGCCTCGCGCTTGATGCCTACCGCGTGCCGTGCCGCTAG
- a CDS encoding tetratricopeptide repeat protein, with the protein MLALAGGIALVVSLVYRPVLSARALAFDDHQYLVENAAIKHPSWASARRFFIEITAPSTVEGYYQPLTMVSLMLDCAAGGGPSFLRPFRRTSLMLHVANTLLVFGLLQALFGAPWAAAVLALGFGLHPLTVESTAWLSQRKTVLATCFSLASLLTAVSYSRRPHWLRLAASWLLYVLALLAKPTSVPLPALLLILDWWPLARLSRRAVMEKIPFFAAGGAAAVITLVSQASTAGASVPAAAAPEFLPLLLAHNMFFYLVKVVYPRDLAVYYPFPEPFTLSQPAILAGVLGSVVLLIGLAASLRWTRSALAGWLFFTVALLPSMSGIGFTEVVAADRFVYLPAVGLLFSLAALVQWSLRSWRTRSRTAVLGMLAVAVLLAQARATRAQLAHWQDSVQLTRRALSLAPAAGRVHHFHGTALLEAGDPAGALTHYREALRLGPQTPELQYDLGLALLLRGQSEEAMGRFRAAIETKANFPAAHYNLGIALVERGDTQDGLAHLRRAVALKPEFAEAHHGLGNVLADQGQLDVAIAHLRTAVELEPGFAAAHNDLGALLERRGDLSDALRHFSEALRLQPDLALARDNQARVAARLRQPPTR; encoded by the coding sequence GTGCTGGCTCTAGCCGGCGGCATTGCTCTGGTGGTTAGCCTGGTCTACCGGCCAGTGCTCTCAGCACGGGCGCTGGCCTTCGATGATCACCAGTACCTGGTGGAAAACGCCGCGATCAAGCACCCGAGCTGGGCCTCGGCCCGCCGCTTCTTCATCGAGATCACAGCTCCCTCGACCGTCGAGGGCTACTATCAGCCGCTGACCATGGTGTCGCTAATGCTCGATTGTGCCGCCGGCGGCGGGCCGAGCTTCTTGCGTCCGTTTCGGCGCACCAGCCTAATGCTGCACGTTGCCAACACGCTGCTGGTCTTCGGCCTGCTTCAGGCCTTGTTCGGCGCGCCGTGGGCGGCGGCGGTGCTGGCGCTGGGCTTCGGGCTCCACCCGCTCACGGTGGAATCGACCGCCTGGCTGAGCCAGCGCAAGACCGTGCTGGCAACCTGCTTCTCACTGGCGAGTCTGCTCACTGCCGTAAGCTATAGCCGGCGCCCGCACTGGTTGCGCTTGGCTGCCTCCTGGCTGCTTTACGTGCTGGCGCTGCTGGCCAAGCCCACCAGCGTACCGCTGCCCGCTCTCCTGTTGATCCTCGACTGGTGGCCGCTGGCGCGCCTGAGCCGTCGGGCGGTCATGGAGAAGATCCCGTTCTTCGCGGCCGGCGGCGCTGCGGCGGTGATAACACTGGTGTCACAAGCGAGCACTGCAGGTGCATCCGTACCGGCGGCAGCTGCGCCCGAGTTTCTCCCGCTCTTGCTCGCTCATAACATGTTCTTCTACCTGGTGAAGGTTGTCTACCCGCGTGATCTCGCCGTGTACTATCCTTTTCCGGAACCGTTCACGCTCAGTCAGCCGGCGATTCTGGCCGGCGTGCTGGGCAGTGTCGTGCTACTGATCGGCCTCGCCGCTTCGTTGCGTTGGACGCGGAGCGCGCTTGCCGGCTGGTTGTTCTTCACGGTGGCGCTCCTACCCAGCATGAGCGGGATCGGTTTTACCGAGGTAGTAGCTGCCGATCGTTTTGTTTACCTTCCTGCGGTTGGACTTCTGTTCAGCCTGGCGGCGCTGGTGCAATGGAGCCTGCGTTCATGGCGGACTCGCAGTCGCACCGCTGTACTCGGCATGCTGGCTGTGGCCGTGCTGCTGGCACAGGCACGGGCGACGCGCGCACAGCTGGCTCACTGGCAGGACAGTGTGCAGCTCACGCGCCGGGCCTTGAGCTTGGCCCCCGCGGCGGGCCGCGTGCACCATTTCCACGGCACCGCTCTGCTCGAAGCCGGCGACCCCGCCGGGGCCCTGACACACTACCGCGAGGCGTTGCGGCTTGGCCCCCAGACACCTGAGCTGCAGTACGACCTCGGCCTCGCGCTGCTTCTACGTGGGCAGAGCGAAGAAGCTATGGGCCGGTTCCGGGCGGCGATCGAGACCAAGGCGAACTTCCCGGCGGCGCATTACAACCTCGGCATCGCCCTGGTCGAGCGTGGCGACACGCAAGACGGTCTCGCGCACTTGCGCCGCGCGGTCGCGCTCAAGCCGGAATTCGCCGAGGCCCACCATGGCCTCGGCAACGTTCTGGCTGACCAGGGGCAGCTCGACGTCGCGATCGCTCATCTGCGCACGGCGGTCGAACTGGAGCCCGGTTTCGCAGCCGCCCACAACGATCTGGGTGCGTTGCTCGAGCGCCGGGGCGACCTCAGCGATGCGTTGCGGCACTTCAGCGAAGCGCTCCGCCTGCAACCGGACCTGGCTTTGGCACGCGACAACCAGGCGCGGGTCGCGGCCCGCCTGCGCCAGCCCCCTACCCGCTAG